Genomic DNA from Bacteroidota bacterium:
GGGCGTCGCCTATATTGATAAACTACAGGATAAAGTTAAGGTTCTTAAACTTTCAATATAAACAATTACCGGTAAGTCAAGAAAACAATGAAGGATGCACGAACACAGCCAATGGCTGGAAAAGTAAGAATTTGAATGAGACCTTATCACATATTAATTTGCCATTGTGTATTAAATATCTATAAATAAAAATATTAGATATGAAATTCGGTAAAACAATCAAAATATTTCTGATTGATGGAGACCCAAATGGCCGGATGACTTGCGAACTGTCAAACTGGACGGGTAAAGCCTATAAAATTCCAAGAATCAAAATAAAAGATTATACGGATCGCGATTGACAGAATGGAAACTTAAAGACGGACATACCCTGAAAGAATATGAGACAATGGGTAAAAGAATAGTGGTTTTTCCGGCTTTAGCCAAATATTCTGGTATTATTCTGGTATTATTTTGGTATAATGTTGGGCTAAAGCCCAAGAAATACTTTATATCCTTTGCATCCGTCAGCTGAAGCTGACGGCAATGAAAGATAAATCAAGGAAAATGAAAGCTGAAGCTGACGGCAATAAATTCCAAAATCGAGGGCAATGAAAAGCCGAAGCTAATGGAAATAAATAGCAAAATATTATATTAATTGATTCCGGATGATTCTATATCCGGACCTCCTTTAGAATTCCTGAAAAAATATAAAATTCGATACATGGAATTGAAAACATGTTAATCATGTAAATCCTGTCTTTGCATTTTAAGAGACATACCATTTTTCCTTTGCATGTTTTCCAAATGATGACAATGCAATTCGATTTTTAGCTGAAACCTTGGCTTCACAAGAAGAATGGGATTATTCTGATTCACGAACTAAAACCAATAATTTTGACATCTCCAAATTTATTCTAAATCAATAAGTTGAAACATGTGAATCCTTAATAGAATAATCATTAACTTTTGAAACAGTTGATAAACCCTGCATTCTCAGAACCAGGTTTGCAAGTTCTTTGTTGGCCTGGTTATTCAGTGTTTCGTCCCTTTGAAGTTCAAAGAAATCCAATGTGGCAGAACACTCACCGCAGATGTCAATTCCGATGATATCTTGCCTCCTGAGTATTATGGAAAGCAGTTTTTCAAGCTCGCCCAGTGAAAGGGAACCCTGGTCCCAGTTTGTAACAGCCGACTCCGTATTCAGTATATCCTTGTCTACCGAAATATAAACCGGTTCATCGATATGCTCCTGTGCAAATTTTTTCCAGGTTTCTTCATGATCAAGCGATTGTTCGCTGTAAAACTCCAGTTTGCTGTTGTATTTTGTATCAATCGTCTTGATCAACGGTTCAGAGGCCCCGATAATACAAACCTTTTTCACGAAGGGGTTGGTATCCAGCACTTCTTTTACCCAGCAGCCGCAAGAAAGGAGGTTGTCAAACAGGCTGGGCTGCATGTCGGGGTGATGATCAAAGACAACTAGGGAAAAGGGGTATTTTATTTTATCTGTCCAAAGTTTGCTGACATAATGATAGTTGCCAGAATCGATGAAATGTATCCCTTCGGGATCGAAAGGAGAGAGCTTTTCCCTCAGTTTTTTAATGGCTTCTTCGCCACAATAACAGCTCGTTCCATATAT
This window encodes:
- a CDS encoding arginase family protein → MKPEILIMNFSHIYEQERFLSNPQFRWLDCSEIYGTSCYCGEEAIKKLREKLSPFDPEGIHFIDSGNYHYVSKLWTDKIKYPFSLVVFDHHPDMQPSLFDNLLSCGCWVKEVLDTNPFVKKVCIIGASEPLIKTIDTKYNSKLEFYSEQSLDHEETWKKFAQEHIDEPVYISVDKDILNTESAVTNWDQGSLSLGELEKLLSIILRRQDIIGIDICGECSATLDFFELQRDETLNNQANKELANLVLRMQGLSTVSKVNDYSIKDSHVSTY